Proteins encoded within one genomic window of Synechococcus sp. PCC 7335:
- a CDS encoding YdiU family protein produces MSAPNPFFRLHYETALASLGEDFYDIVQPAAFPKAQLRFRNSRLLPLLGLTPQLVTDQHFVEAFGKFHAYHGQQTQLQKPAQQKPHQQLTYLPKTRSPRVNTPEINTQKLGLALRYHGYQFGQYNPYLGDGRGFLYGQVRTANGQLFDLGTKGSGQTPHSHGRDGRLSLLGGIKEVLAAEALHRLGIPTSRVLSLIETGEELIRTDEPSPTRSAVMVRLSRSHIRFGTFERLEYFDRPDLIRRLLDYVISHHYEHLWRTPDQDIRFYIELVQRTAYLVAGWMAAGFCHGVLNTDNMSIVGEGFDYGPYAFIDAYSPHFTAASFDRLGRYSYRNQPTVCRWNLEKLQVPLASAISKKDMESALTSFSTVYEHAYHQGMLRKLGFENLSNRDALTLIDLTLQFLFASQVNYHHFFQALQQQFSVRWREDSANIFTDLNFLGGADFGSASLRLTDDATNHPTKYSKHHAADTELKNSGFTDLKIGDRVGALKPWKDFYHHLLKQQSEDEIVAIAHRLKQYNPRQRISRSAIAYIWQAIEEDDNWQYFNQALSGDY; encoded by the coding sequence ATGTCTGCCCCTAATCCCTTCTTTAGATTGCACTACGAAACTGCACTGGCGTCGTTAGGAGAGGATTTCTACGATATTGTTCAACCTGCGGCTTTTCCCAAAGCGCAGCTCCGGTTTCGCAACAGTCGTCTGCTTCCTTTGCTAGGTTTAACCCCTCAGTTAGTCACCGATCAACACTTTGTTGAAGCCTTTGGTAAGTTTCACGCTTACCATGGCCAGCAGACTCAACTACAGAAGCCAGCGCAACAGAAGCCGCATCAACAGCTAACCTATCTCCCAAAGACTCGCTCGCCAAGAGTTAATACACCAGAAATAAATACGCAGAAATTAGGACTTGCCCTGCGCTACCATGGCTATCAGTTTGGCCAATACAACCCCTATCTAGGCGATGGACGCGGCTTTCTCTACGGGCAAGTGCGCACAGCCAATGGGCAGCTTTTTGATTTAGGAACAAAGGGGTCGGGGCAAACCCCTCACTCTCACGGCCGCGACGGTCGGCTGTCTCTATTAGGTGGAATTAAAGAAGTACTTGCTGCCGAAGCTTTGCATAGACTCGGTATCCCTACCTCACGCGTTCTCAGCCTGATAGAGACAGGTGAAGAACTGATCCGAACCGACGAGCCATCCCCTACTCGCTCAGCTGTCATGGTTCGTCTTAGTCGCTCACATATCCGGTTTGGTACCTTCGAGCGACTAGAGTATTTTGATCGCCCCGATTTAATCCGGCGGTTGCTCGACTATGTAATCTCTCATCATTACGAGCATTTATGGCGTACTCCAGATCAAGACATTCGATTCTATATAGAACTAGTGCAGCGAACTGCTTATTTGGTGGCCGGATGGATGGCGGCGGGATTTTGTCACGGCGTTCTTAATACCGATAATATGTCCATTGTTGGTGAAGGGTTTGATTACGGCCCGTACGCTTTTATTGATGCCTATAGCCCTCATTTCACAGCAGCGTCTTTTGATCGGCTAGGTCGCTATAGCTATCGCAATCAGCCTACAGTTTGTCGTTGGAATCTAGAGAAATTGCAAGTTCCCCTAGCATCGGCTATATCAAAAAAAGACATGGAAAGCGCGCTGACCTCGTTTTCAACAGTTTACGAACATGCCTATCATCAAGGAATGCTGCGCAAGCTAGGGTTTGAAAATCTGTCGAATAGAGATGCACTAACTCTAATCGATCTTACTTTGCAATTTTTGTTTGCAAGTCAAGTGAATTATCACCATTTCTTTCAGGCCCTACAACAACAGTTTTCGGTTCGATGGCGAGAAGATTCAGCGAATATTTTTACCGACTTGAACTTTTTAGGCGGTGCTGATTTCGGCTCAGCTAGTCTGAGGTTGACCGACGATGCTACCAATCACCCTACAAAGTATTCCAAGCATCATGCTGCCGATACAGAGCTCAAGAACTCAGGGTTTACTGATCTCAAGATTGGCGATCGAGTAGGTGCGCTAAAGCCTTGGAAAGACTTCTATCATCATCTATTAAAGCAACAATCAGAGGATGAGATAGTGGCGATCGCCCACCGCCTAAAACAATACAATCCCCGCCAGAGAATCTCTCGAAGCGCGATCGCATATATCTGGCAGGCGATCGAAGAAGATGACAACTGGCAGTACTTCAATCAAGCATTGTCTGGCGACTACTGA
- a CDS encoding alpha-amylase family glycosyl hydrolase: MGATVRENGVNFCLYAKDATAVELLLFDSPASLWPYKTIWLDPEKNKTFQYWHIFVEGLAANQVYAYRVDGPYAPERGLRFNRNKVLIDPYARLVVGWPTYSRQAASTPFDNCPQALRSVVVDTGQYDWENDVHPQTPYAETVIYELHVGGFTQHPNSGLSVEKRGTYAGLIEKIPYLKSLGITAVELMPVQQFDDSDAPAGKENYWGYSSVAFFAPHWGYSANKTGLGPVDEFRDMVKALHKAGIEVILDVVFNHTAEGNHEGPTLSFRGLSNESYYILEDDKAHYKNYSGCGNTLKTSTISSYLILDCLRYWVLEMHVDGFRFDLASVLSRGITGEPLEIPPILWLINTDPALAGIKIIAEA; the protein is encoded by the coding sequence TTGGGTGCCACGGTTCGAGAGAATGGTGTGAACTTTTGTCTCTATGCCAAAGATGCTACCGCTGTAGAGCTATTGCTGTTTGATTCGCCAGCGTCGCTTTGGCCCTACAAAACGATTTGGCTAGACCCTGAGAAGAACAAAACGTTTCAGTACTGGCACATCTTTGTAGAAGGGCTGGCGGCTAATCAGGTGTATGCCTATCGGGTCGATGGCCCTTACGCGCCTGAGCGCGGACTAAGGTTCAATCGTAACAAGGTCTTGATAGACCCCTACGCTCGCTTAGTTGTTGGCTGGCCGACCTACTCTCGTCAGGCGGCTAGCACCCCTTTTGACAACTGCCCCCAGGCGCTAAGAAGCGTCGTCGTTGACACTGGGCAATACGATTGGGAGAACGACGTACACCCACAAACGCCCTATGCCGAAACAGTTATCTATGAGCTGCACGTTGGCGGATTTACTCAACATCCTAATTCAGGACTATCGGTTGAAAAGAGAGGCACCTACGCTGGTCTGATCGAAAAGATTCCCTATCTAAAGTCGCTAGGCATCACAGCAGTAGAACTGATGCCTGTACAACAGTTTGACGATAGTGATGCCCCAGCTGGAAAAGAGAACTATTGGGGCTATAGTTCGGTTGCCTTTTTCGCTCCGCACTGGGGCTATAGCGCTAATAAAACCGGCCTTGGCCCCGTGGATGAGTTTCGAGATATGGTCAAAGCCTTGCACAAAGCAGGCATAGAGGTGATTCTAGACGTTGTGTTCAATCACACAGCTGAAGGCAACCACGAGGGACCAACGCTATCATTTCGGGGGCTGAGCAATGAGTCTTACTACATTCTTGAAGACGATAAGGCCCATTACAAGAACTACAGTGGTTGTGGCAACACGCTCAAGACCAGTACGATCAGCAGCTATCTGATTCTCGACTGTCTGCGCTACTGGGTCTTGGAGATGCATGTGGATGGTTTTCGCTTTGATCTTGCATCGGTGCTCTCGCGGGGGATAACGGGCGAACCTCTAGAAATACCGCCGATTCTGTGGCTGATTAATACCGATCCGGCCCTAGCCGGTATCAAGATTATTGCGGAGGCGTG
- a CDS encoding multiprotein-bridging factor 1 family protein, with protein sequence MAYTIKDGCHDCDRCWSECLKGAIKPSEPQAEYQQPGYWIDPTLCDACPDVEIPYCVQVCDSDTSLKPLPSRKGRCKSTLLPPAIPGIFLNGKTTPFASCMVIWEACTVFSNRQLLAWHTDASGRLCYHRSVNRGRGEMRFRLAVDPEIAHLERGNADRVNTDTVSDGTADTAVDADTADTTVAEVPLPMSADLGREAIARFDIRATCIHLIFAAYAATLNCPWEESFELNDQHIEKYLGLDKRKDLTKLEKLTLIKELVYQSCRLLVSLDWPQQGKVRPFTLTEQPVWHLRHTQYYFEKDAQGCQHLIGLSFTIRAGGWAQRFLNSRDYRNQTAFYQYGTLPRALIAEVMSSWQQHEGAVRLLLWLLFKLRLGGDHRLTVRTLLRVAYGEHRLLEATTVRGAHKRLLKTFENDLQRLYCHGLEPIFDPETYPIEIQPLWAKAARIPDDVDEALDFWADEANRVLTDNAPKDKWQRLLNARILGFELSDEWQQSARRPVSKRRRRPPSKHYYQSRSSVSNQGAGSSQSLSGLAIKAAREQQKITQRALASSLGKSQSWIRDVEKGRFSISFEDQVRLREALGIQ encoded by the coding sequence ATGGCTTACACCATCAAGGACGGTTGTCACGACTGCGATCGCTGCTGGTCTGAGTGTCTTAAAGGGGCGATTAAGCCTTCGGAGCCACAAGCAGAATATCAGCAACCAGGTTATTGGATCGACCCAACACTTTGCGATGCCTGCCCAGATGTAGAGATTCCTTACTGTGTGCAAGTTTGCGACTCAGACACCTCTTTGAAGCCTTTGCCCTCTAGGAAGGGACGCTGTAAAAGTACGCTGCTGCCGCCTGCTATACCCGGTATTTTTCTCAATGGCAAAACAACACCTTTTGCTTCTTGCATGGTGATTTGGGAGGCTTGCACAGTATTCTCTAATCGGCAGTTACTCGCTTGGCATACAGATGCTAGCGGCAGGCTCTGCTACCACCGATCGGTCAATCGAGGGCGTGGAGAAATGCGATTTCGGCTGGCGGTTGATCCTGAAATCGCTCATCTTGAAAGGGGCAATGCTGATAGGGTCAATACCGATACAGTCAGCGATGGAACAGCTGATACTGCAGTAGACGCTGATACTGCTGATACTACTGTTGCTGAAGTGCCTTTGCCAATGTCCGCAGATCTTGGTAGAGAGGCGATCGCTCGCTTTGATATTCGCGCCACCTGCATCCATCTCATCTTTGCGGCCTATGCAGCCACGCTCAATTGTCCTTGGGAAGAATCTTTTGAACTCAACGATCAACATATCGAAAAGTACCTAGGGCTTGATAAACGCAAAGACTTAACTAAGCTGGAGAAACTTACTTTAATTAAAGAGCTGGTCTACCAGTCCTGTCGGCTGTTAGTTTCTTTAGACTGGCCTCAGCAGGGAAAGGTACGGCCCTTCACGCTCACCGAGCAACCTGTTTGGCACTTACGCCACACGCAATACTACTTTGAAAAAGATGCTCAAGGCTGCCAACATTTGATTGGTTTGAGTTTTACGATTAGAGCTGGCGGTTGGGCCCAGCGCTTTCTCAACAGCAGAGACTATCGCAACCAAACGGCTTTCTACCAGTATGGCACCTTGCCCCGGGCCTTGATTGCAGAAGTCATGAGTAGCTGGCAACAACATGAAGGCGCTGTTCGACTGTTACTATGGTTGTTGTTTAAGCTGCGTTTGGGAGGGGATCATCGACTTACGGTGCGTACTTTACTACGAGTAGCCTACGGCGAGCATCGGTTGCTAGAAGCGACAACTGTACGGGGGGCGCACAAGCGTTTGCTCAAAACCTTCGAGAACGATCTTCAAAGACTTTATTGTCACGGATTAGAGCCCATCTTTGATCCGGAAACCTATCCAATCGAGATTCAGCCGCTGTGGGCTAAGGCCGCAAGAATTCCTGATGATGTGGATGAAGCGCTAGACTTTTGGGCCGATGAGGCTAATCGCGTTCTGACGGACAACGCGCCTAAAGACAAATGGCAGCGACTTTTGAACGCCCGTATTTTAGGATTTGAGCTTTCAGATGAGTGGCAACAATCTGCTAGACGGCCTGTGTCCAAACGTCGCCGTCGCCCACCATCCAAGCACTATTATCAGTCTCGTTCTTCTGTTTCTAATCAGGGTGCAGGTTCTAGCCAGTCTCTATCTGGATTGGCTATAAAGGCAGCACGCGAGCAACAAAAGATTACTCAGCGGGCGCTAGCTAGTAGTCTAGGAAAAAGTCAGAGCTGGATTCGCGATGTTGAAAAGGGAAGATTTAGCATTAGCTTTGAAGATCAGGTAAGACTGCGTGAGGCGTTAGGAATTCAGTAG
- a CDS encoding ParB/RepB/Spo0J family partition protein has translation MYRCTQAAQSMEPIPHLKEEIKSLKAQSASLEIRVDSIVSLQLPNNMQQPRLYFDPGKMELLKESIKKHGVLEPILLRPRQDGKYEVISGERRWRCCQALGMTTIQAVVRPMSDATALEAALIAHLLSDEISLIEQTESILGLLSLRLGLSNEVIKTSLYKLNNSYIRGTEYVGEFDNQQVAVIGEILGEFGMKLASFVSNRLPLLNLSPPILESVKAGRLSPTNAVLVNRQPEEFHVPLISQAEGKTKGDVISLIKATVKSREPPLDKSSLNTPTQQPTEQTKEQPIKQSVDASLPIEGTLHGASIAKQIYGRIQRLKDQVSLLEKPEVRERLTQIDGLIEEIESFRQQS, from the coding sequence ATGTATAGGTGTACTCAAGCAGCCCAGTCGATGGAACCCATTCCGCATCTGAAGGAAGAAATAAAGAGCTTGAAAGCGCAATCTGCCTCATTAGAGATACGAGTCGATAGTATCGTTTCTTTGCAGCTACCCAACAACATGCAGCAGCCAAGGCTGTATTTTGATCCAGGCAAAATGGAGCTGTTGAAAGAATCTATTAAAAAGCATGGGGTGCTTGAACCCATCTTACTCAGACCCAGGCAGGATGGAAAATACGAGGTGATTAGCGGGGAACGACGTTGGCGATGCTGTCAAGCACTGGGTATGACAACCATACAGGCTGTTGTCCGACCAATGTCCGATGCTACCGCGCTAGAAGCGGCCCTGATTGCTCACTTGCTGAGTGATGAAATCTCTTTGATAGAACAAACTGAAAGTATTCTTGGCTTATTGTCTTTAAGGTTGGGACTATCTAATGAGGTGATTAAAACATCTCTTTATAAGCTCAACAATTCTTACATACGCGGCACCGAGTATGTAGGTGAATTTGACAATCAACAAGTGGCGGTGATTGGTGAAATATTAGGCGAGTTTGGCATGAAGCTAGCGAGCTTTGTTTCTAATCGACTGCCTCTACTCAACCTATCGCCTCCAATTTTAGAGTCTGTGAAAGCTGGTAGGCTATCGCCAACAAATGCTGTCCTCGTTAATCGTCAGCCAGAGGAATTTCACGTACCGCTCATCTCTCAAGCTGAAGGAAAAACTAAAGGAGATGTTATTTCATTAATCAAGGCTACGGTGAAGTCAAGAGAGCCACCCCTGGACAAAAGCTCTTTGAACACACCTACCCAACAACCGACCGAACAAACTAAAGAACAACCGATTAAACAGTCCGTAGACGCTTCTTTGCCAATCGAAGGCACTCTGCATGGGGCGTCTATTGCAAAGCAGATCTATGGACGAATTCAGCGTCTGAAAGACCAAGTTTCGCTGCTAGAGAAACCAGAAGTAAGAGAAAGATTAACACAGATAGATGGGTTGATTGAAGAGATTGAATCCTTTCGCCAGCAGAGTTGA
- a CDS encoding helix-turn-helix domain-containing protein — protein MNYTIKENCIACDVCQPLCPQDAIKPNSESDGYWIDPTLCDGCPDLEIPLCVSACDTGALKPLPPKKGRCKSSLLPVAIPSIFLNRKTSPFASCLVMWETCNILAQRQALPWTRDDDDRICYRRPVNRNRGEMRFRLAADAETNSPKPMSMGAGEEAIANFDIRATCIHLIFAAYVMTIDCPWQNAFVLNDQHIANYLGLDKRKDLTKLDKLTLIKNLVHQSCQVLVTLNWPQQGRVGAFRLEEHFVWQLLDTQYHFEKDSKGHRHLIGLSFTIKSGLWAKHFLNKQKYRSQTAFYQYGTLPQSLLREVMGRWQQHQGAIRILLWSLFKLRLGGDQRVKVRTLMRVAYGEEQLHQAATVRGAHKRLLRAFESDLEAICQYGLKPLFDPKTYPLDIQPLWVRVASIPDDVDEEVNFWADDANQAFGLTDSAPRDKWQRLLNARLLGFEISEEWQENIRRRKPKKRRKPSKSWTVTQTEKLSGSDINLARQRQKLSQRSLAERLGKSQSWVRDIENGRFKVSRDDQALLRKELDL, from the coding sequence ATGAACTACACGATTAAAGAAAACTGTATTGCTTGCGATGTTTGTCAGCCGCTATGTCCGCAAGATGCAATCAAACCGAATAGCGAAAGCGACGGCTACTGGATTGATCCTACGCTGTGCGATGGCTGCCCTGATTTGGAGATACCTCTTTGTGTTTCAGCTTGTGATACCGGGGCATTAAAGCCTCTACCACCTAAAAAAGGACGGTGCAAAAGTAGCTTACTACCCGTCGCTATTCCCAGTATTTTTCTCAACCGCAAAACGTCACCTTTTGCCTCTTGCTTAGTGATGTGGGAGACCTGTAATATCCTCGCCCAGCGGCAGGCACTGCCTTGGACACGAGATGATGATGACCGAATCTGTTATCGTCGGCCAGTAAATCGCAATCGGGGAGAAATGAGATTTCGACTGGCGGCAGATGCTGAGACGAATTCTCCTAAGCCAATGAGTATGGGCGCTGGGGAAGAGGCGATCGCAAACTTCGACATTCGTGCGACCTGCATTCACCTAATCTTTGCGGCCTATGTTATGACGATTGATTGTCCTTGGCAAAATGCTTTCGTACTAAACGATCAACATATTGCAAACTATCTAGGGCTCGATAAGCGCAAGGACCTCACTAAACTCGACAAACTTACCCTAATCAAGAATCTAGTGCATCAATCCTGTCAGGTTCTAGTCACTCTCAACTGGCCTCAGCAGGGCAGAGTCGGCGCTTTTCGCTTAGAGGAACACTTCGTCTGGCAATTGCTTGATACCCAATATCATTTTGAAAAGGATAGTAAGGGTCATCGGCATCTAATCGGACTGAGCTTTACTATAAAATCAGGACTATGGGCTAAACACTTCTTGAACAAGCAGAAATATCGATCTCAAACCGCCTTTTACCAATATGGGACTCTGCCTCAATCATTACTCAGAGAAGTCATGGGCCGCTGGCAACAACATCAAGGTGCCATCCGCATACTGTTATGGAGCTTATTCAAGCTAAGACTAGGCGGAGATCAGCGCGTGAAGGTTCGTACCCTAATGCGAGTTGCCTATGGAGAAGAACAATTACATCAAGCGGCTACCGTACGCGGTGCTCACAAGCGACTATTAAGAGCTTTCGAGAGCGACCTAGAAGCCATCTGTCAGTATGGGCTAAAGCCGCTGTTTGATCCTAAAACCTATCCACTTGATATTCAACCACTTTGGGTTAGAGTTGCTAGCATCCCTGACGATGTTGATGAGGAAGTCAACTTTTGGGCTGATGATGCTAATCAAGCCTTTGGCCTGACGGATAGTGCGCCCAGAGATAAATGGCAGCGCTTACTCAACGCCCGGCTGTTGGGCTTTGAGATTTCCGAGGAATGGCAGGAAAATATTCGACGACGCAAACCTAAAAAACGCCGTAAACCTTCCAAATCATGGACCGTCACTCAGACCGAAAAGCTCTCTGGCAGTGATATCAACTTGGCTCGCCAGCGGCAAAAGCTAAGTCAGCGATCGCTCGCTGAGCGTCTCGGCAAGAGCCAAAGTTGGGTACGTGATATTGAAAATGGACGGTTCAAGGTTAGCCGGGACGACCAAGCACTGCTACGTAAAGAGCTAGATCTTTGA
- the pyk gene encoding pyruvate kinase codes for MNGSRLLHPRTKIVATIGPASRSPDVIRQLMQAGMNVARLNFSHGSYEDHARQIQQLRAVSHELQRPLTLLQDLQGPKVRVGQLPDEGLSLAAGDWLKLVPIGAAPQLVDPCSKPSKTVEIDYPHLATDAEAGTPVLLDDGLLELRIEAVEGTAVRAQVVTGGLLKSRKGVNLPSLNLRMPSITEKDKQDLVFGAQQGVDVVSLSFVRQAEDVQVLKKLLAQHNADVSVLAKLEKPQAIENLEAIINECDAIMVARGDLGVEMRPEKVPMIQKRIIRLCNQKGVPVITATQMLESMTHSPRPTRAEASDVANAIIDGTDAVMLSGESAVGQYPVEAVEMLSRIASDVEPGIEYANFPPSNIDDPHAISEALNAIDQVLDLRCIVTFTETGHTARLAAAERPKAPIVALTPNLKVYHQLNLVWGINPVLLEQLDGPLEVLFQQMEDCLLKEQFAQPGDKVLLLGGLPFRVAGSTNFLKIHTIDSN; via the coding sequence ATGAATGGCTCTCGTCTGTTGCACCCTCGCACCAAGATCGTGGCGACGATTGGGCCTGCTAGCCGCTCGCCGGACGTAATCAGGCAGCTCATGCAGGCCGGGATGAACGTAGCTCGACTAAACTTCTCTCACGGTTCCTATGAAGACCATGCTCGGCAAATCCAGCAGCTTCGAGCCGTTTCTCATGAACTACAGCGGCCACTGACCTTGCTACAAGACTTACAAGGGCCAAAGGTCCGAGTCGGTCAACTGCCAGATGAGGGACTATCGCTTGCCGCTGGAGACTGGCTAAAGCTAGTACCGATAGGAGCCGCACCTCAGCTAGTCGACCCATGCTCAAAGCCCTCAAAGACAGTAGAGATAGACTACCCTCACTTGGCGACAGACGCTGAAGCAGGGACACCTGTGCTCTTAGACGATGGATTGCTAGAGCTGCGGATAGAGGCGGTCGAGGGTACGGCGGTGCGCGCTCAGGTAGTGACTGGCGGCTTGCTGAAGAGTCGAAAAGGAGTGAACTTGCCGTCGCTCAACCTGCGGATGCCTTCTATCACTGAAAAAGACAAACAAGATCTAGTCTTTGGTGCTCAGCAAGGCGTAGATGTTGTTTCCTTGAGCTTTGTGCGGCAAGCTGAGGATGTACAGGTCTTGAAAAAATTGCTGGCACAACACAATGCGGACGTTTCGGTACTGGCAAAATTAGAGAAGCCACAGGCAATTGAAAACCTCGAAGCGATTATCAATGAATGCGACGCCATCATGGTGGCAAGAGGCGATTTAGGGGTAGAAATGCGGCCCGAGAAAGTCCCCATGATCCAAAAGAGAATTATCCGCTTGTGTAACCAGAAAGGCGTTCCGGTCATCACCGCCACGCAAATGCTAGAGAGCATGACCCACAGCCCTCGGCCAACTAGAGCCGAAGCCAGCGACGTGGCTAACGCTATTATCGATGGGACAGATGCTGTGATGCTCTCGGGCGAATCAGCCGTAGGCCAGTATCCGGTAGAAGCCGTTGAAATGCTATCGCGAATTGCCAGTGATGTTGAACCGGGAATTGAGTATGCCAACTTTCCTCCTTCAAACATTGACGATCCTCATGCGATTAGTGAGGCCCTCAATGCGATTGATCAAGTCCTTGATTTGCGCTGTATTGTTACCTTCACAGAGACTGGACACACGGCCCGCCTTGCCGCCGCTGAACGCCCTAAAGCGCCCATCGTGGCGCTGACCCCAAATCTCAAAGTCTACCACCAGCTCAATCTAGTCTGGGGTATCAACCCGGTGCTGCTAGAGCAGCTAGACGGCCCTTTAGAAGTCCTGTTTCAGCAGATGGAAGATTGCCTGCTAAAAGAGCAGTTCGCGCAGCCGGGAGATAAGGTGCTGCTGTTAGGCGGACTGCCCTTTAGGGTGGCAGGCTCTACTAATTTTCTCAAAATCCACACGATTGACTCAAACTGA